CAGGGTTAAGGGATGCCGGGTCCCCAACCAGTTGTACATATTCCTGTAACTTTTTGTTTACCACAACTTACCCTTCAGTTGACTGGTCACAAAAACAATTGATTAACACATATTCTGTCTGTCACATGTATTGCATACTATATTCTCACAATAatgtaagctagagaaaataaatgttaagaaaatcataaatacataaaaatgtatttactgtgCATTAAGTTAAAATGGATCATCATTAAGGTTTTCATCCTCATTATCTTCTCATTGAGTAGGCTGAGTAAGAGGAGAGACTGGTCTTGGTGTCCCAGGGGTAGGAGAGACTGAAGAAAATTTGTATATAAGTGGACttgtgagccaggtgtggtggcttacgcctgtaatcccagcactttgggaggccgaggcgggcagatcacctgaggtcgggagttcgaaacccacctgaaaccctgtctctactaaaaatccaaaaattagctgggcatggtggtgcacacctgtagtcccagctacttgggaggctgaggcaggagaatggctcgaacctgggaggcagaggttgcagtgaatggagatcacaccactgcactccagcttggcgacagagcgagactccatcttaaaaatacaaaataagtggACTTGTGAGGTACACACCTATGTTGTTCAAGACACAGCTATAATTCAGTGAATGAATCATGCATGATTCCATTGTACATAAAATCTTATagtgtttttagaattttataataATCTACAGTGTTTTTTCTGTGTCCACCTTTTAGGAATGAAATGGGAAGACACAGACGTTGAAGATCAGCACAAAAATCCCAGGAGGAGCCTAAGGTAATTTGCACTCACAAGAGAAAGACATGTATTTGTGGAGCAATTCTTAGGATGACAGGAAATTATACAACTaggcaaagaaaatgaacaagcCCAGTATAAATTTATTCCTAGAAAATTTTCTCCAGAAACATATACTTAAATGTGACATAGCTATTCAGTGTTTGCAAAAATAGTTCCCTTAGAAATCAtatgaagaggccgggcgcggtggctcaagcctgtaatcccagcactttgagaggccgagacgggcggatcacgaggtcaggagatcgagaccatcctggctaacacggtgaaacctcgtctctactaaaagaatacaatagccgggcgaggtagtgggcgcctgtagtcccagctactcgggaggctgaggcaggagaatggcgtaaacccgggagatggagcttgcagtgagctgagatccggctactgcactccagcctgggcggcagagcaagactccgtctcaaaaaaaaaaaaaaaaaaaaagaaaaagaaatcatatgaAGAATtcatccgggcgtggtggctcacacctgtaatcccagcacttggggaggccaaggtggacaatcacaaggtccagagattgagaccatcctggccaacatgatgaaaccccgtctctactaaaaatacaaaaattagctgggcatggtggcgcatacctgtagtcccagttactcaggaggctgaggcaggagaaatacttgaaccgggaggtggtgttgcagtgagtcgagatcgcactgctgcactccagcctggcaacagagcgagactccatctcaaaaaaaaaaaaaagaattccatgtGTTTATCATTGTCAAGAAAACAGCTGGGGTCTAGTTATCTTGTACAACATTCAGTCCATTCACATTCGAGCAGTGCATAAAGCCTACACGTTGCATGATGATGTAAAATGTAAATCCAGTACCTACTAATAAATATAAAGTCATTTATAAATAAACCTTTATTAATATACTTCTTATGTTTTACAGATGTCTTATCGTAGAGAGATTCAGTGAAAGTAGCCAGATTCCAGGTAGTACTGTGAATGAAAAAACTCGTGGAGTAGATCCATGTGAAAGCAGTGTGCATGGAGAAGTCATCATGGGTTGTTCATTCCTTAATTGCTACATCACATTTGATGCTGGACACAAACCAGATGAGTGTCAGGAATATGGAGAAAAGCCACATACACATAAACAATGTGGGACAACCTTCAATTATCACCACTCTTTTCAAACACAGGAAAGACCTCACACTGGAAAGAAGCGCTATGATTGTAAGGCATGTGGGAAAACCTTCAGTTCTTCAGGAAACCTTCGAAGACACATAATAGTACAACGTGGAGGTGGACCTTATATATGTAAGTTGTGTGGGAAAGCCTTTTTTTGGCCTAGTTTATTTCGTATACATGAaagaactcacactggagagaaaccgtaTGAATGTAAGCAGTGTTCTAAAGCCTTCCCTATTTACAGTTCCTATCTAAGACATGAAAGAACACATACTGGGGAGAAACCATATGAATGCAAGCACTGTTCTAAAGCCTTCCCTGATTACAGTTCCCATGTAAGACATGAaagaactcacactggagaaaaaccctataaatgtaaacaatgtggAAGAGCCTTCAATGTTTCCAGTTCGCTTCGAATACATGAaagaactcacactggagagaaaccctatgaatgtcaGCAATGTGGGAAAGCATTTCATCATCTGGGAAGCTTTCAAAGACACATGATAAGGCACACTGGAGATGGACCTCATAAATGTAAGATATGTGGGAGAGGCTTTGATTGTCCTAGTTCACTGCAAAGTCATGAaagaactcacactggagagaaaccctatgaatgcaaGCAGTGTGGAAAAGCATTATCTCATCGTTCAAGCTTTCGAAGTCATATGATAATGCACACTGGAGATGGACCTCATAAATGCAAGGTATGTGGGAAAGCCTTTGTTTATCCCAGTGTATTTCAAAGACATGAAAGGActcatactggtgagaaaccctatgaatgtaaagaatgtggtaAAGCCTTCCGTATTTCTAGTTCCCTTCGAAGGCATGAAACaactcatactggagaaaaaccctataaatgtaaatgtgggaaagcctttattgatttctattcctttcaaaatcacaaaacaactcacactggagagaagccatatgagtgtaaggaatgtgggaaagcatTCAGTTGTTTCACATACCTTTCTCAACATAAAAGGATCCACACAGCTGAAAAACCTTATGAGTGTAAAACATGTAAGAAAGCCTTCAGTCATTTTGGTAACTTAAAAGTCCATGAAAGGATTCACTCTGGAGAGAAACcgtatgaatgtaaggaatgcaGGAAAGCATTCTCTTGGCTCACTTGCCTTCTACGACATGAAAGAATTCACACTGGAAAGAAATCTTATGAATGTCAACAATGTGGTAAAGCTTTCACTCGTTCCCGTTTCCTTCGAGGACATGAAAggattcacactggagagaagatgcatgaatgtaaggaatgtgggaagacACTGAGTTCTCTCAGTTCCTTGCATAGACATAAAAGGACTCACTGGAGAGATACTCTATAAATGTGGGAAAGCATtcattagttttatttcatttcaaaaatgtgaaataaatcaCATAGGAGATAAGCCTCAAGAATGAAAACACATGGTAAAGCCTTAAGATGTTTCTTTTGCATATGCTTATCCCCTAACCATTTGTAGGGGATTGGTGTGGTTCCAGACCTCCTAAGCGTACCTAAATCCACAGATGCTATGTCCcttttataaaatgagatttgCATGTAACGTATCCACATCCTCCTGCATCCTGTAAATCATGCctagattatttaatttttcaccaacCCAAAGCttttgtaaaagtaaaaataaaaagtaggttACTAAAATACCTCATGTGTTGTAAAAGCTATGTAAATagtcattttattgtatttttttagagaatcATGAAAATAATCCTATAATTTTGAGAACAAACCCAGTCATCGCAGGCCTGCCTACATAGTACATGTCACCTAGAAtgttacaatttctttttttcttttttttaagacagagtttcactcttgttgcccaggctgaagggcaatggcacaatctcagctcactgcatcctctgcctcctgggttcaagcagttctcctgtcttagcctcccgagtagctgggattacaggcacatgccacctcgccaaattttttttttttttttttttttttgtatttttagtagagacagggtttcatcatattggtcaggctggtctcgaactcctgacctcaggtgatctgcctgcctcggtctcccaaagtgctgggattacaggcatgagcctgtaatctacagtttctttttttcagcaATCATAGATTGCTTTTATTTAATGACCTGGAATCGTGTGCTAACACTTACGAAAATCCTGGTCCTTCTTCCTTGATAACccaaggatgatgatgatgatgattacagTATGGTGCCTAATATGATTCACTGAGATGACTAGATGGGTGGCAGTGTAGATAAGCAGTGAGACATCAGGCTCACTTGAATCTTGACAAGATGTCAGGATGATCATCTGTGTTGGATGAACCAGGTTCTGATTGCAGATGCTGAGTTTGGAAGAGACTAAATAATACTAATGTCAGGATCTGTTCAGCATGAGAGCTGAAGATGTGTACACATTGAAAGATCTATCTTCATATTTGCAGATATTTAGTTAGAAACATTGTAGGAAgttggttatttttctttaaatatcctTGCAGTGTTTGTTGGCATGTTATCCCTCGGGTGACACAAAGGCTTTGTTCCATTGAAGGATCTTACTTGAGGATggcaatctttttatttatttatttatttattttttgagacggagtttcgttcttatcgcccagtctggagtgcagtggcgcaatctcgactcactgcaacctccacctcccaggttcaactgattctcctgcctcagcctccagagtagctgggattacaggcatccaccaccatgcctggctaatttttatttttagtagagatggggtttcactatgttggccaggctggtcttgaactcgtgacctcaggtgatccacccgcctcagcctcccaaagtgctgagattacaggcgtgagccactgcgccctgtgAGGATTGTAATCTTTAATACTTTCACCTTGCAGAAGCTGTAGATGCCCCAAAAACTGCTGCAAATTTTTCAGGTGTCACATCTTTGATACTACCTCTTCTAAGTCtgcatcatcattatcatcattatctgTAGAGAATTTCAGTATATCTTCAAGTTCCTTGTTAGTAAGTGTTTATGCTCTCTTATGTGTGTTGGGATAGAAAGATTAAGGAAAGGAGAGATGAGAAGGTGGCTCAACAGTTGAGACAGGTTTATTGAGAgtaaacctgagaagggcttccagcCGGCAGGGTCAGGTGCAAACTTTTCTTACAGCCTGAGGCTTTTTTAAAGGGCCCAGTGGGGAAGTGTGCtttgaaacaaaattatattaaggAGGGGTTAGGGAAGTCCTGGCTGTTCTGTTACAGTTAGGGCCATTATGTTCTGTTGAAGTTATGAGTGGGGCTGACATTTGCAGTTTTGGCCAAATTAGAAACTTACAACTTAGGATGGAGGGGTGTTATAAAGATGGCAGTGCTGTTGTCCTGTCAGTGTGTTCCTCAGTAAAGTCTTCAAGCATGTCATAGATCATCTTCCCCACCAACCTCCCTTGCCTGCAGCATTTGAGATATTCCTGATATTGCATCAATAGTGGAGAAGCTCCTGAAATCATTGACTTCCTCACTCCATAATGGCTTCCAACACCCAATGAAGTAGTAGGAGGAAAACATGGGTATCCTCTCCTGGTAGCCTCCAGAAGAAGGTATTTCAATGTGGGGAGAGTGGTCAGCTATGTCACAGGTCACTGAGAATTTGAATAAGACAAGGAAGAAGGGTTGAGTGTAGATTTTGGCAAGTATTTGGTCACTGGGGGCCTTGATAAGAGCTGTTTCATTGGAGTGTTCATGGGAATAACTTGCAGAGAAATATATCTCAAATAGACCTCCACAATGTTGCCTAGAGAGCAGTGTTACGCTTTGAACTACCAACATTAACCACTGGAACTGCCCATCTGGAAGTGTCTTTTACAGTGCTGGTACAAACTAGAATACACCCAGGAAGGGATCATTTTATACATGTTTCTGTGCTACTTGCTATATCTTCTTAGTGTTCCATACATGTAATTACCTATTCCATCCTACCCCAAAGTACTGATAATCTCCATTCTACTTTCTCTGTGAATTTAACTATTCATAGAGAGAGATATATGTGGAAGTATGCATGTGCTCttccatgtctggcttatttcacttagcagaacattttcaaggtttatccatgtggtAGCATGTATCAGGAACTCATTGTTTTTGTGTCTGAATAAATTTCCACTGTATAGTTAAAGcatactttgtttatccatttttatattgataaaCGTGGGTTGTTTCCACAGTAATAATTTGGCTGCTATCAATAAGGCCACTGTGGATATGgtatgtatatgtctgtgtgagtccctgctttcacttcttttggatatatacctaggagtggaattgctggttcaCAGAATAATTGGTGTAAACCTTTTTCAGGAACAGATATATTGCTTTACAAAGTGGCTACAATGTTTTACATTCTCTCCAGCAATGCATAAGGGTTTCTGTTTTCCACATTGTCACATATACTGGTTAtgtcgtatttttttttttcataatagccaattAATGGTTCTGTACTGgtttttcattgtggttttgatttgcatttccctaatgaccaatAATAATGagcattggtttttgtttttgttggttgtttgtatattttttgaacCAGTTTGTTTTAAAATCCTTTGCTCATATTAAAATTGAAtcatttgtgttttgttgttgagttgtaggaattcttatttaaaatttttaatttttaatatttcaaaaatttcttttttttttcagctcccaAATGCTTGGAAGAgagttgtaggaattctttatacACTGTGGGTATTAAGCCCTTATTTTATATGTGATATGCAGATgtgttctccctttctgtaggttttcttttcaTCTTGAGATTGTCCTTTGGTgcgcaaaagtttttaatttcgaTGTAGTCCAGTTTGTCTTTTATTGGTTGCCTCTGCCTTAAATGTCATATCCAATGAATCATTGCCAACTGTAACAaaattttcctctatgttttctgctaagtaattttttttttctccctctgtcacccaggctggagtgcagaggcatgatcttggctcactgcaacctccacctcccaggttcaagcgattctcgtccctctgcctcccaagtagccaagtagctgggattacaggcagccaccaccacacctgtctaaattttatatttttagtagagacagggtttcaccatgttggccaggctggtctccaactcctgacctcaagagatctgcttggcctcccaaagtgctgggattacagctatgagcccCTGTACCCAGCctcttctaagtgttttatagttttagttttagcttttaaGTATAGGTCTTtgattaaatataaattactatTTATACATGACGTAATGTGatggttcacttttttttttttttgagacggagtctcgccctgtcgcccaggctggagtgcagtggccggatctcagctcactgcaagctctacctcctgggttcacaccattctcctgcctcagcctccagagtagctgggacaatgggcgcccgccacctcgcccggctagttttttgtatttttttttttttttagtagagacagggtttcaccggtgttagccaggatggtcttgatctcctgacctcgtgatccgcccgtctcggcctcccaaagtgctgggattacaggcttgagccaccacgcccggccgatggttcacttttattatttgcatgtagatacccagttttcccaacaccattttttGAAAGACTGTCCTTCTGCCAAAGAATGATCTTGGCACTGttgtcaaaaatcatttcacCATATATATAAGCATTTATTTCCAGGctgtctattctattccattggcctgtttgtccttatgccagtaccatactgttttgattgctgtagctttgtagtaagttttgaaataaggCAGTGTGAATTCTTCAACattattctttttcaagattattttggtaTTAGAGATCCCTAGAGAtttgaaatgaattttagaataggcttttctatttctgtataaGAGGCTGTTAGGATTTTGATAGGTATCATGTTGACTCTGTGGATTGATTTTGGTAGTATTTTAATATTAACAATAGTAAGTCTTggaatccatgaacatgggatatctttccattatCTTCCTTAATTTGCTTCAggaatgttttgtagttttcagtgtacacgTCACTGActtcttgatttcatttatttttaagtgttttactttttttgatgcttttataactaaaattattttcttaattgtctTTTTGGATTGTTTATTCATTGTTATTCTACAGAAAggcagctgatttttgtgtattgattttgtattctgcaacatTGCTGCATTTGTTTTATAagctctaaaattttatttttcgcTTGTGGAGTCTTCAGTGTTTTCTCCGTATAGAATCATGTAATCTATAAacacagataattttacttctttctctccaATTTAGattccttgtctttctttttcttaccttatttCTCTAGCTATAACTTCCATTAGTATATTGAACAGAACTGTTGAAAGTGGACATCCTGTCTTCTTGATATTATGAAGAATTATGCTAGATATTATGAAGAATTTATGCTTCAATATTCATAAAAGGTATTCTGTagtctttttctgttcttgtaatgtcttttctTGGCTTTCATCTCAAAGTGAggctggcctcacaaaatgaattAGAActtgtttcttccatttttttccacaAACCAACTTTTGGTGTCAATAATATTGTCTGTTGTTTTTATATTCTCTATTTGATTTatctctgctctaatctttattatttacttctttgtagtaccttttaaaaaatatttttaaagacaggatcctgctatgttgcttaggctagagtatagtggctattcacaggcatgattaTGGTGCACTGTAGTGtagaattcctgggttcaagcaatgttcCTCCCTCAGCCACCTGAGCAGGTGGGACTGTAGGAATGTACCACCACATCCTGTTTGTATACTACCTTTCTAAAGAAATTTGTACttccttttctagttccttaaacTGAAGAATTAGAATACTTATTGgagttctttcttcattttcaatgaatgctttttttttttttcccccatttgagatggagtcaatgctgtgtcatccaggctggagggcagtgacgcgatctcagctcactgcaacctccgcctccccggttcaagtgattctcctgcctcagcctctcaagtagctgggattacaggtgcccaccaccagataagtttttatatttttagtagacacagggtttcaccatgttggccaggctggtcttgaactcctgaccttgtgatccacccgtcttggcctcccaaagtgctgggcttacaggtgtaagccactgcgcccagccaatgaacgcatttaaagctataaaatttTCTCTTAGCACTACCATTGCTGCATCTTATAAGTTCTGATGTgttaggtttttgttttcagtggTTTCGAggtattttccctttttcttttcttttttctttttttttttaattttttttttttttttttttttttgagacggagtctcgctctgtcgcccaggctggagtgcagtggccggatctcagctcactgcaagctccgcctcccgggttcacgccattctcctgcctcagcctcccgagtagctgggactacaggcgcccgccaggtcgcccggctagttttttgtatttttagtagagacggggtttcaccgtgtgagccaggatggtcttgatctcctgacctcgtgatccgcccgtctcggcctcccaaagtgctgggattacaggcttgagccaccgcgcccggcctttttttttaatttttgagatacaatctcactctgtcattcaggctggagtgcagtggcctaatcagggctcactgcagcctccaactcctgggctcaagtgacactctttccacagcctcccaagtaattggggctataggtacatgccactgtggctaatttttaaatttttttttttgtagagatagagtcttactgtgttgcccaggctggtctcaaactcctggtctcaagcaatcctcccatcttggcctctcaaagttttgggattacaggtttcagGCACCACCCcaacctcttttttttgagacagagtctcatggtCTTAAGGTATTTTCTATTGCATCTTCTcatttgacccattggttgttgaagagtgaattaatttacacttatttgtgtatttttttctaataatctgtagttttatttcattgtatttgaAAACTATACATTTGAGACCAGAtatggtggctaacgcctataatcccaacattttgggaggccaaggtaggaggattgcttgaacccaggaggtcaagaccagcctgggcaacatagtaagtcctcatctctacaaaatttgaaaaaagtagccaggtgtgatggcatacaCTCCAGGCTATggtcccaaatactcaggaggctgagatgggaggattatttAAGCCTGAggaatcaaggctgcagtgaactgtggtcatgccactgtactccaacttaggtgacagagcaagaccctgtctcaaaaagaaaaagatacatctTATTATCTCAGTTTTTAGAATTGTTTGAAGAGCTTTTGTGTTTTATGTCCTAattatggtctgtcttggagagcattccatgtgcacttgaccagaatgtgtattctactaTCATTGGGTGGAGTATGCTTGTATATGtcattctgtctctctgttttatttattgtgttgttgaagttttttcatttctttattgatCTGTCTGATTGTTCTCTCCATTCTTGAAAATGTTGTATGAAGTCTCAGACTCTTATTGTGGAACTctccatttcttcttcatttctgttaatgtttacttcatttattttgagcccCTGTTGTTTAGTGCAAGTAGGTTAATAATTGTTGTACATTCTGTATGTGTTGACTCTTTTATAAATAGtgttcttctttgtctcctttaacAGTTTTTGGCTTAAACTCTATTTTGTATGATACTGGTGTAGCCACCCCTGTTCTATTCGGattactatttgcatggaatatttttctgcaTGCCCTCcctttcaacctatttgtgtcttgAGATCTAAAATGAGTTTCTAGTAGACAGAATATAGTTGGATCATATTTTTCACCCATTCTGCCTATCTCTGCCTTTTTATTGGTgagtttaattcattttcatataaAGTAATGATAAGAAAGCCCTtaaggctggccacagtggctcatgcctgtaatcccagcactttgggagactgaggcaggtggatcacttgaggtcaggagttcaagactagcctgggcaacatggcaaaacccctgctctactaaaaatacaaaaaattagccaggcctggtggcatgcacctgtaatcccagctactcaggaggctgaagtggaagaatcacctg
This Rhinopithecus roxellana isolate Shanxi Qingling chromosome 8, ASM756505v1, whole genome shotgun sequence DNA region includes the following protein-coding sequences:
- the ZNF442 gene encoding zinc finger protein 442 isoform X1; this encodes MIVFGGEDRNDFFLPDSQTNEERKQYNSVAFEDVAVNFTREEWALLGPSQKTLYRDVMWETIRNLDCIGMKWEDTDVEDQHKNPRRSLRCLIVERFSESSQIPGSTVNEKTRGVDPCESSVHGEVIMGCSFLNCYITFDAGHKPDECQEYGEKPHTHKQCGTTFNYHHSFQTQERPHTGKKRYDCKACGKTFSSSGNLRRHIIVQRGGGPYICKLCGKAFFWPSLFRIHERTHTGEKPYECKQCSKAFPIYSSYLRHERTHTGEKPYECKHCSKAFPDYSSHVRHERTHTGEKPYKCKQCGRAFNVSSSLRIHERTHTGEKPYECQQCGKAFHHLGSFQRHMIRHTGDGPHKCKICGRGFDCPSSLQSHERTHTGEKPYECKQCGKALSHRSSFRSHMIMHTGDGPHKCKVCGKAFVYPSVFQRHERTHTGEKPYECKECGKAFRISSSLRRHETTHTGEKPYKCKCGKAFIDFYSFQNHKTTHTGEKPYECKECGKAFSCFTYLSQHKRIHTAEKPYECKTCKKAFSHFGNLKVHERIHSGEKPYECKECRKAFSWLTCLLRHERIHTGKKSYECQQCGKAFTRSRFLRGHERIHTGEKMHECKECGKTLSSLSSLHRHKRTHWRDTL
- the ZNF442 gene encoding zinc finger protein 442 isoform X4 yields the protein MKWEDTDVEDQHKNPRRSLRCLIVERFSESSQIPGSTVNEKTRGVDPCESSVHGEVIMGCSFLNCYITFDAGHKPDECQEYGEKPHTHKQCGTTFNYHHSFQTQERPHTGKKRYDCKACGKTFSSSGNLRRHIIVQRGGGPYICKLCGKAFFWPSLFRIHERTHTGEKPYECKQCSKAFPIYSSYLRHERTHTGEKPYECKHCSKAFPDYSSHVRHERTHTGEKPYKCKQCGRAFNVSSSLRIHERTHTGEKPYECQQCGKAFHHLGSFQRHMIRHTGDGPHKCKICGRGFDCPSSLQSHERTHTGEKPYECKQCGKALSHRSSFRSHMIMHTGDGPHKCKVCGKAFVYPSVFQRHERTHTGEKPYECKECGKAFRISSSLRRHETTHTGEKPYKCKCGKAFIDFYSFQNHKTTHTGEKPYECKECGKAFSCFTYLSQHKRIHTAEKPYECKTCKKAFSHFGNLKVHERIHSGEKPYECKECRKAFSWLTCLLRHERIHTGKKSYECQQCGKAFTRSRFLRGHERIHTGEKMHECKECGKTLSSLSSLHRHKRTHWRDTL
- the ZNF442 gene encoding zinc finger protein 442 isoform X2, with protein sequence MLAAGSLGENPGHRGSREMNSVAFEDVAVNFTREEWALLGPSQKTLYRDVMWETIRNLDCIGMKWEDTDVEDQHKNPRRSLRCLIVERFSESSQIPGSTVNEKTRGVDPCESSVHGEVIMGCSFLNCYITFDAGHKPDECQEYGEKPHTHKQCGTTFNYHHSFQTQERPHTGKKRYDCKACGKTFSSSGNLRRHIIVQRGGGPYICKLCGKAFFWPSLFRIHERTHTGEKPYECKQCSKAFPIYSSYLRHERTHTGEKPYECKHCSKAFPDYSSHVRHERTHTGEKPYKCKQCGRAFNVSSSLRIHERTHTGEKPYECQQCGKAFHHLGSFQRHMIRHTGDGPHKCKICGRGFDCPSSLQSHERTHTGEKPYECKQCGKALSHRSSFRSHMIMHTGDGPHKCKVCGKAFVYPSVFQRHERTHTGEKPYECKECGKAFRISSSLRRHETTHTGEKPYKCKCGKAFIDFYSFQNHKTTHTGEKPYECKECGKAFSCFTYLSQHKRIHTAEKPYECKTCKKAFSHFGNLKVHERIHSGEKPYECKECRKAFSWLTCLLRHERIHTGKKSYECQQCGKAFTRSRFLRGHERIHTGEKMHECKECGKTLSSLSSLHRHKRTHWRDTL
- the ZNF442 gene encoding zinc finger protein 442 isoform X3 — its product is MWETIRNLDCIGMKWEDTDVEDQHKNPRRSLRCLIVERFSESSQIPGSTVNEKTRGVDPCESSVHGEVIMGCSFLNCYITFDAGHKPDECQEYGEKPHTHKQCGTTFNYHHSFQTQERPHTGKKRYDCKACGKTFSSSGNLRRHIIVQRGGGPYICKLCGKAFFWPSLFRIHERTHTGEKPYECKQCSKAFPIYSSYLRHERTHTGEKPYECKHCSKAFPDYSSHVRHERTHTGEKPYKCKQCGRAFNVSSSLRIHERTHTGEKPYECQQCGKAFHHLGSFQRHMIRHTGDGPHKCKICGRGFDCPSSLQSHERTHTGEKPYECKQCGKALSHRSSFRSHMIMHTGDGPHKCKVCGKAFVYPSVFQRHERTHTGEKPYECKECGKAFRISSSLRRHETTHTGEKPYKCKCGKAFIDFYSFQNHKTTHTGEKPYECKECGKAFSCFTYLSQHKRIHTAEKPYECKTCKKAFSHFGNLKVHERIHSGEKPYECKECRKAFSWLTCLLRHERIHTGKKSYECQQCGKAFTRSRFLRGHERIHTGEKMHECKECGKTLSSLSSLHRHKRTHWRDTL